A genome region from Anastrepha ludens isolate Willacy chromosome 3, idAnaLude1.1, whole genome shotgun sequence includes the following:
- the LOC128858896 gene encoding long-chain-fatty-acid--CoA ligase 5-like, with the protein MWMFSSSGRTTIASRAHFRCYACNNPQVKELNAERELKRTLNWGKQSGLKSFEQVKDIYLHPDPFSVQNGLLTPTFKAKRPQLNKTVRETP; encoded by the exons ATGTGGATGTTCTCAAGCAGTGGGCGAACGACAATCGCGTCAAGGGCACACTTTCGGTGCTATGCATGCAATAATCCACAAGTAAAAGAACTCAACGCTGAACGCGAACTAAAAAGAACGCTGAATTGGGGTAAGCAGAGCGGACTGAAATCCTTCGAACAG GTCAAGGATATATATTTGCATCCCGATCCGTTTTCGGTACAAAATGGACTACTCACACCAACATTCAAAGCGAAGCGGCCACAATTGAACAAAACAGTGCGAGAAACCCCGTAG